In one window of Kitasatospora sp. MMS16-BH015 DNA:
- a CDS encoding iron ABC transporter permease: MPASPAPAEAPSPAPATAVRSKVSRARGLSLRSRPGALAAVLLLALLLALTLAVSLGSVDVPAGEVWSVVGRHLTGARPVPGTRDLIVWQLRVPRALLAALVGAGLGLVGTAVQALVRNPLADPYLLGVSSGASLGAIGAIVLGLGAGGALGVSAAAFAGALGSLALVWLAARRGGGFSPLRLVLSGIAVGQFLSGLCSYLVLQAGDEQQTRGVLFWLMGSLGGATWSQLALPAGAVVLGALALQARARALNALVLGDETAAGVGIDPDRLRRELFLVTSLLTGVLVAVSGAIGFVGLLVPHLCRLVAGGDHRRLLPLSALTGAVLLTAVDTLARTALDSQELPIGVVTALLGAPALLYLLDRRQEAR, from the coding sequence ATGCCGGCCTCTCCGGCCCCGGCCGAAGCGCCCTCCCCGGCGCCCGCCACGGCTGTCCGGTCCAAGGTCTCCCGAGCCCGCGGGCTCTCGCTCCGCTCGCGGCCCGGCGCGCTCGCCGCAGTGCTCCTGCTCGCGCTGCTGCTCGCCCTCACCCTGGCCGTCTCGCTCGGCAGCGTGGACGTGCCCGCCGGCGAGGTGTGGAGCGTCGTCGGCCGCCACCTGACCGGTGCCCGGCCGGTGCCCGGCACCCGCGACCTGATCGTCTGGCAGCTCCGGGTGCCCCGGGCGCTGCTCGCCGCCCTGGTCGGCGCCGGGCTCGGCCTGGTCGGCACCGCCGTGCAGGCCCTGGTCCGCAACCCGCTGGCCGACCCCTACCTGCTCGGGGTCTCCTCCGGCGCCTCGCTGGGGGCGATCGGGGCGATCGTGCTCGGCCTCGGAGCCGGCGGCGCGCTCGGCGTCTCGGCCGCCGCCTTCGCCGGTGCGCTCGGCTCGCTCGCGCTGGTCTGGCTGGCGGCCCGGCGCGGCGGCGGCTTCTCCCCGCTGCGCCTGGTGCTCTCCGGCATCGCCGTCGGCCAGTTCCTCAGCGGGCTCTGCAGCTACCTGGTGCTCCAGGCCGGGGACGAGCAGCAGACCCGGGGGGTGCTGTTCTGGCTGATGGGCAGCCTCGGTGGCGCCACCTGGAGCCAACTCGCCCTCCCCGCAGGGGCCGTGGTGCTGGGGGCGCTCGCCCTCCAGGCCCGCGCCCGCGCCCTGAACGCACTCGTGCTCGGCGACGAGACCGCCGCCGGGGTCGGTATCGACCCCGACCGGCTGCGCCGCGAGCTCTTCCTGGTCACCAGCCTGCTCACCGGCGTGCTGGTCGCCGTCTCCGGCGCGATCGGCTTCGTCGGCCTGCTGGTGCCGCACCTGTGCCGGCTGGTCGCGGGCGGCGACCACCGCCGGCTGCTGCCGCTCTCCGCGCTGACCGGGGCCGTGCTGCTCACCGCCGTCGACACCCTGGCCCGGACCGCCCTGGACAG
- a CDS encoding ABC transporter substrate-binding protein translates to MRIRGVCGLVAAVALLAAGCASGPAGPGGDAKAAAGDANAAAGGAKAAAVDATAGAAYPVRVADCAGKQTVFEAAPKRIVTSNASALELLLELGAGERLIGTGFPPGAGYLPAELAARGAKVPVLGDMVIAKEKLLGSGADLYIDTFGAMSMGGGMGGPPSEQEFTAAGIKHLYLLSTACPAGGKAARTDLAEVEQDVKRLGAVTGTLARADELVAAMTAKTDRVTAALAGLGADRRPGYFFFDFDAGTKQPMAVCGGQVANAVVTLAGARNVFAGCEGDFKPVSWEDVVAADPDWIQLGVRNRGSAEATARAFDEAEQFLRTNPATRELAAVRQGRFLRIGSEVTTIAGLRNADTVQQIAHTLHPDLVKDGR, encoded by the coding sequence ATGCGAATTCGCGGTGTGTGCGGCCTGGTGGCCGCGGTGGCCCTGCTCGCCGCCGGGTGCGCGAGCGGGCCCGCCGGTCCGGGCGGCGACGCGAAGGCGGCCGCAGGCGATGCGAACGCGGCTGCAGGCGGTGCGAAGGCGGCCGCCGTCGACGCCACGGCGGGCGCGGCCTACCCCGTCCGGGTCGCGGACTGCGCGGGCAAGCAGACCGTCTTCGAGGCGGCCCCGAAGCGGATCGTCACCAGCAACGCCTCGGCGCTGGAGCTACTGCTCGAACTCGGTGCGGGCGAACGGCTGATCGGCACCGGCTTCCCGCCCGGCGCCGGCTACCTGCCCGCCGAGCTCGCGGCCCGGGGCGCGAAGGTGCCGGTGCTCGGCGATATGGTGATCGCCAAGGAGAAGCTGCTCGGCTCCGGCGCCGACCTGTACATCGACACCTTCGGCGCGATGTCGATGGGCGGTGGGATGGGCGGGCCGCCCAGCGAGCAGGAGTTCACCGCGGCCGGGATCAAGCACCTGTACCTGCTCTCCACCGCCTGCCCGGCGGGCGGCAAGGCGGCCAGGACCGACCTCGCCGAGGTCGAGCAGGACGTCAAGCGGCTCGGCGCCGTCACCGGCACCCTGGCCCGGGCCGACGAACTGGTGGCCGCCATGACGGCGAAGACCGACCGGGTGACCGCCGCCCTGGCCGGGCTGGGCGCCGACCGGCGGCCCGGCTACTTCTTCTTCGACTTCGACGCCGGCACCAAGCAGCCGATGGCCGTCTGCGGCGGGCAGGTCGCCAACGCGGTGGTCACGCTGGCCGGCGCCCGCAACGTCTTCGCCGGCTGCGAGGGCGACTTCAAGCCGGTGAGCTGGGAGGACGTGGTCGCCGCCGACCCCGACTGGATCCAGCTCGGGGTCCGCAACCGGGGCAGCGCGGAGGCCACCGCCAGGGCCTTCGACGAGGCCGAGCAGTTCCTGCGCACCAACCCCGCCACCAGGGAGCTGGCCGCCGTCAGGCAGGGCCGCTTCCTGCGGATCGGCTCCGAGGTCACCACCATCGCGGGCCTGCGCAACGCCGACACCGTGCAGCAGATCGCCCACACCCTCCACCCCGACCTGGTCAAGGACGGCCGGTAG